GATGCCGACGATTTGACCCAGGATGTGTTTGTGAAGGTGTGGAACCACCTGGGCAACTTCCGCCAGGATGCCTCCCTCTACACCTGGATTTACCGCATTGCCACCAACGAGTGCCTGAATTTCCTGTCGTCGAAGCGGCGCAAGTTTTTCCTGCCCCTCCACGACGTAGCCGCCGAGCTGACCCAGAAAGTGGAAGCCGACCCCGGCCTGGCCGGCGACGAAATTGAGCTGCGCCTGCAAAAAGCCATTCTGCGCCTGCCCGACAAACAGCGCCTGGTGTTCAACATGAAGTACTACGACGAAATAACCTACGAGCAGATGGCCGACATAACGGGCACGAGCGTAGGGGCGCTGAAAGCTTCCTACCACCACGCCGTCAAGAAAAT
Above is a genomic segment from Hymenobacter cellulosivorans containing:
- a CDS encoding RNA polymerase sigma factor, whose amino-acid sequence is MEDQEILAKFADPAARNVAFNQLVRKYQSKIYWHVRKMVIDHDDADDLTQDVFVKVWNHLGNFRQDASLYTWIYRIATNECLNFLSSKRRKFFLPLHDVAAELTQKVEADPGLAGDEIELRLQKAILRLPDKQRLVFNMKYYDEITYEQMADITGTSVGALKASYHHAVKKIEQYVNEESHLH